Part of the Gallalistipes aquisgranensis genome, GCCAAAAACGAACCGGTCGTCGGAGCAGCCGTCTATGTGGAGGGGACCTCCAAGGGCACGACGACGGATGTCAACGGGAATTTCACCCTGCTGGTGAAACCCGGAGCCGTGGTTACGGTCAAGTACATCGGGTTTCGTACCCGCGAGATTCCCGCCTCGCAGCTCAAAGGGGCCAAAGTCCTTCTGACGGAAGACGCCACGCAACTCGACGACGTGGTGGTCGTGGGCTACGGTGTGCGTAAAAAGGAGACCCTCACCGGAGCAGTCTCCAACATTGCCAACAAAGAGCTGATGACCACCACCCATTCGAGTCTCGCCCAGAACCTTCAGGGCAAAGTAGCCGGATTGCAGATCCGCCAGAACAGCGGCGAACCGGGCGATTTCAACACGATGATCAACATCCGCGGTTTCGGCAATCCGCTCTACGTGATCGACGGTATCCCCCAGGACATGGGAGGCAACGATTTCCAGCGGCTCAATCCGCAGGACATCGAAAGCATCTCCATCATCAAGGATGCCTCCGCAGCCGTTTACGGTCTGAAGGCGGCCAACGGCGTGGTGATCGTGACCACGAACCGGGGCCGTAAGGGGAAGACGAAGTTCAACTACAACATGACCTACGGCTGGCAGAAACCGACCGATATGCCCCGCATGGCGAACCGGTCGGAATGGGCCCAGATGCGTAACGAGGCCAATCTCAACGCAGGAGGGACACCCTACTTCACCCGGGAGGAACTCGCCCGCGAGATGGCCGGCGCCACGACCGACTGGTACGGACTGACCATGCGCGACTTTTCGACCCAGCAACAGCATAACCTCTCCGCATCGGGCGGAACCGACAAGATAACCTATTACGTCAGTCTGGGATACGTTCAGGAGAACGGACTGCTCCGCAGCAAGGATCTCAACTACAACAAATACACCTTCCGGTCCAACCTCACGGCTAAACTGGCGAAGAACTTCAGCGCCGACGTCAACATCTCCGGGCGCTACGACACCAAAAACTCACCGTCAGCCGGATACCACGACATTTTCTACGGTACCCGCACGGCGCTTCCCAACACGGAAGCCTACGCCAACGGCAATCCCGAATATCTGGGATACCAGCGCTTCATCAATCCGATCGCCATCGCCGACAGCGACATCTCCGGGTACACCCAGAACAAAAACCAGATGCTTACCTCATCGCTTTCGCTCAAATACGACGTTCCCTTCGTGAAGGGCCTGTCGGTCAAGGCCGTGGGGGCGTTCGACAACAACCGACTGCTGGACAAGTCGTTAACCAGGGAATATAAGCTATACACCTACGACGCGAATGCGGAAATTCCCTACCAGGCGACCAAGAAGAACAGCCCCTCGAAGATTTCGAACGGCAATACGGACATCGACATGCTCACTCTGCAAGGGTTTCTGACCTATTCGCGGGTTTTTGCCGAGGATCACAGCCTGGACGCGACGTTCGTCTATGAAATCCACAAGTACGACAGCCGCACCTCCACCCTGGGCAGGGAGTACAGCTTCTACACCAACGACCAGATCGACCAGGCCAGCCTGAACAACCAGACCAATTCCGGCATGGAGGAGCAGCAGCGCAACGCCGCCCTGATCGGCCGGCTGAACTACGGTTTCCGGGACAAATACCTCGTGGAATTCGCCTTCCGCTACGACGGTTCCTACCGTTATCCCCGCAATCAGCGCTGGGGTTTCTTCCCCGTAGTGTCGGCCGGATGGAGGATTTCGGAAGAACCGTTCATGAAAAACGTGAAATTCATCAGTAACCTCAAACTCCGGGGATCGTACGGAGTACTGGGCGAAGATTCGGGCAGCAAGGCATTCCAATACATCACCGGATACAGTCTGACGGGCGGCGGCGGTTACGAATTCGTGAACGGAACCTGGACCGAAGGCGCCGCCTCTCCCGCGATCGTCAACGAACGGCTGACCTGGTACACCTCACACACGGCCGACATCGGCATCGACCTGGGGCTGTTGAGTAACCGGCTCGCATTCGAATTCGACGTTTATCAGCGAGACAGGAAAGGACTGATGGCCGACCGGCTCGTTTCGCTGCCCAACACCTTCGGCGGCACGCTTCCCCAGGAAAACCTCAACAGCGACCGGGTACGGGGGCTCGACCTGTCGGTGGCCTATAACGACCGATTCGGCGATTTCTATCTCAGCGTACGGGGCAATTTCAACTTTGCCCGCACGATGAACCGCCATGTGGAACATGCGCCCTATGCCAACAGCATGGACCGCTGGCGCAACGGCGTGGACAACCGGTGGGGAGATTTCGCCTGGGGGTATGTGGTCGAAAACCAGTTCACCGACGAAGAGTCGATCATTTTCGCCCCTCTCCAGAACGGAGCCAACGGTAATACCCTGACCCTGCCGGGCGACTACCGTTACAAGGACGTGAACGGCGACGGAGTGATCGACGGCAAAGACATGATGCCCATTTTCTACAACGGTTCACCGAAACTCTATTACGGGCTGACGCTCAGCGCTGCCTGGAAAGGATTCGACTTCAGCGCCGTGCTCCAAGGTTCGGGACGCTACACGGTACGCTTCAAGGAGGTCTATGCCGAAATGCTCGCCTTCGACCTCAACACGCCCGCCTATTTCTTCGACCGCTGGCACAGGGAAGACCCCTACGATCCGAACAGCGCCTGGATTCCCGGAAAATGGCCCGCCACACGTCTGGTCACCGATGCAGGCTCGATCTACAACGAGAGCGAGATTTGGCGCAAAGACGCCTCCTACCTACGCATGAAGAGCATGGAACTGGGCTACACGATCCCCGCCAAATACCTGAAGAAAATCGGCATAGAAGGCATCCGGGTCTATTTCACGGCACACAACGTCTTCACGATCACGGATCCGTTCGTCAAGGCGTTCGATCCCGAAAAGATCGAGGGTGCCAACAGTTCGGGATTCACCTACCCCCTGACCCGGAGCTACAATCTGGGGATCAACATCAATTTCTAAACGTAACCGACTATGAAAAGCATATTCAAATCCGGACTGATCGCAGCCGCCGCACTGTTTTGCGGCTGTTCCGACTTTCTCGAGCTGAGGCCCAAGGACAAACTCGACGCCCAGGCCCTGTTTTCCGACCCGGAGGGGGTGAAACTCTATATGGCCAATCTTTACGCCCAACTGCCGATCGAGGATTTCAACTACCTGAGGGGCGGCTTCAACGACTTCTACGGAGAAAACATGGTGGCCGCCATGTTCACCGAAGAGGCGACCCACTCGGAATACCAGGCCCATCTGACGGCCGACAACTTCTCCTGGTGGACGGAAGCCTATTCGCTGATCCGCGACGTGAATATTCTGGCCGATGCGATCCCGACGCTCAACATCCCGAACGACCAGCGCACATCCATGGTGGGCGAAGTGGCTTTCATCAAGGCCTATGCCTATTTCGGACTGGCCAAACGGTACGGCGGCGTCCCCATCATCGACCGGGTACAGAAGTGGGACGGTGACGTGGAGGCGCTCAAAGTGCCGCGCAGTACCGAAAAGGAGACATGGGACTACATACTGAACCAATGCGACATCGCTTCCGGCAATCTCCCCTCGGCCTGGGAAGGAGGGCAGCGGCGCGCCACCAAGTGGGTGGCCTACGCCCTCAAGTCGCGGGCCGCCCTGCACGCGGCGTCGATCGCCAAATTCGGCAGCCGGGCCACTCTGTCGGGAACGGCCGTGGACATGCATCTGGTCGGACTGACTCCCGATCTGGCCAACGGATATTATGAAGCGGCCATCAAGGCGGCGAACGAAGTGATGATTTCCCGCAAATTCTCGCTCTACAAACCCTCTCCCGCCACTCCCGAAGAAGCGGCCGAGAACTACCGCAAGATGTTCGAAGACCCGGCCAACGCTCCCGAAGAGACGATTTTCGTCAAGGGATACACCAAGCAGGAGCTCGGCCACAACTACAACATCTACTACGGCCCCTCACAGCTGGCCAACGGATGGCCCCACCCCGGACGCATGAACCCGAACCTGGAACTGGTCGATGCTTATGAACGTTACGACAACCCGGGCAAAAGCGCACCGATCGTCACCTCCGACGCACCCGATGATCTGACCGATTACAGCGGATTCAGACCCGACAAGAACTACCGGAAATTCGACACGCCCTACGGCATTTTCGAAGGCAAGGATGCCCGACTGTGGGGCACCGTCATCCTGCCCGGCACGCAGTGGAAAGAGACGACCATCGTGATCCAGGCCGGATACGTCAAACCCGATGGCACGGCACAGATCTATTCGGGCAATCCGTACGTCAATCCGGCCGACGGCAAGACTTACTACGTGTTCGGCGGAGCTAACAAGACGGACTACTCGGGTTTCGACACCGAAGGAGGGAACTACACACGTACGGGATTCAGTTTCAAAAAGTTTCTCGACGAACGGATTCCGACCCTCTACGGATACAACAACAGCCTGACGGACTATATCGACTTCCGCTATGCCGAAGTGCTGCTCAATTATGCCGAAGCGGTGGTCGAGAGCGGCTACACCGCCGACAACGCGCAGGCCACGGCGAAAAAGGCGCTGAACGATATCCGCCGCAGGGCCGCCCACACGAACGACATCGAACTGACGCCGGAAAACGTACAACGCGAGCGGCTCGTGGAACTGGCATTCGAAAACAAGCATTTCTGGGACCTCTACCGGAGGCGGGAGTACCATACCCTGTGCAACGGTTCGATCATGCACGCCCTGCTGCCGGTGATCGACCTGCGGGAGAACCCCGCCAAATACATCTTCATCCGGGCCGATATCCAGCGCGTGGCCAGGTTCAC contains:
- a CDS encoding SusC/RagA family TonB-linked outer membrane protein → MNDFKPRRSWRWLSLLFAAWLGLSAVSVSAQEKEVKVSGQVLDAKNEPVVGAAVYVEGTSKGTTTDVNGNFTLLVKPGAVVTVKYIGFRTREIPASQLKGAKVLLTEDATQLDDVVVVGYGVRKKETLTGAVSNIANKELMTTTHSSLAQNLQGKVAGLQIRQNSGEPGDFNTMINIRGFGNPLYVIDGIPQDMGGNDFQRLNPQDIESISIIKDASAAVYGLKAANGVVIVTTNRGRKGKTKFNYNMTYGWQKPTDMPRMANRSEWAQMRNEANLNAGGTPYFTREELAREMAGATTDWYGLTMRDFSTQQQHNLSASGGTDKITYYVSLGYVQENGLLRSKDLNYNKYTFRSNLTAKLAKNFSADVNISGRYDTKNSPSAGYHDIFYGTRTALPNTEAYANGNPEYLGYQRFINPIAIADSDISGYTQNKNQMLTSSLSLKYDVPFVKGLSVKAVGAFDNNRLLDKSLTREYKLYTYDANAEIPYQATKKNSPSKISNGNTDIDMLTLQGFLTYSRVFAEDHSLDATFVYEIHKYDSRTSTLGREYSFYTNDQIDQASLNNQTNSGMEEQQRNAALIGRLNYGFRDKYLVEFAFRYDGSYRYPRNQRWGFFPVVSAGWRISEEPFMKNVKFISNLKLRGSYGVLGEDSGSKAFQYITGYSLTGGGGYEFVNGTWTEGAASPAIVNERLTWYTSHTADIGIDLGLLSNRLAFEFDVYQRDRKGLMADRLVSLPNTFGGTLPQENLNSDRVRGLDLSVAYNDRFGDFYLSVRGNFNFARTMNRHVEHAPYANSMDRWRNGVDNRWGDFAWGYVVENQFTDEESIIFAPLQNGANGNTLTLPGDYRYKDVNGDGVIDGKDMMPIFYNGSPKLYYGLTLSAAWKGFDFSAVLQGSGRYTVRFKEVYAEMLAFDLNTPAYFFDRWHREDPYDPNSAWIPGKWPATRLVTDAGSIYNESEIWRKDASYLRMKSMELGYTIPAKYLKKIGIEGIRVYFTAHNVFTITDPFVKAFDPEKIEGANSSGFTYPLTRSYNLGININF
- a CDS encoding RagB/SusD family nutrient uptake outer membrane protein, which encodes MKSIFKSGLIAAAALFCGCSDFLELRPKDKLDAQALFSDPEGVKLYMANLYAQLPIEDFNYLRGGFNDFYGENMVAAMFTEEATHSEYQAHLTADNFSWWTEAYSLIRDVNILADAIPTLNIPNDQRTSMVGEVAFIKAYAYFGLAKRYGGVPIIDRVQKWDGDVEALKVPRSTEKETWDYILNQCDIASGNLPSAWEGGQRRATKWVAYALKSRAALHAASIAKFGSRATLSGTAVDMHLVGLTPDLANGYYEAAIKAANEVMISRKFSLYKPSPATPEEAAENYRKMFEDPANAPEETIFVKGYTKQELGHNYNIYYGPSQLANGWPHPGRMNPNLELVDAYERYDNPGKSAPIVTSDAPDDLTDYSGFRPDKNYRKFDTPYGIFEGKDARLWGTVILPGTQWKETTIVIQAGYVKPDGTAQIYSGNPYVNPADGKTYYVFGGANKTDYSGFDTEGGNYTRTGFSFKKFLDERIPTLYGYNNSLTDYIDFRYAEVLLNYAEAVVESGYTADNAQATAKKALNDIRRRAAHTNDIELTPENVQRERLVELAFENKHFWDLYRRREYHTLCNGSIMHALLPVIDLRENPAKYIFIRADIQRVARFTFLEKMYYHAIPGTTANGLVQNPQY